Genomic segment of Bdellovibrio bacteriovorus:
TGCGCCAACAACCACTTCGTCTCTTTTAACATCGTCGCCTGTTTCTGGCTTTTCTGTGATGTTGTTGTAAGAAAGGTGGTAGCGGAAGTTTGTGTCTACGTAAGGTTTGTATTCAACAACTACGCCGTAGCCCATGAATTTTTGAGTGATGTCGCCCGCGATTTCTTGTTTGTCTTCTGTTGATGTGAACTCAAGACGTGGAGTCCATTGTTCCCAACCAGTGTATGCCAATTTTGCTACCATAGATGTCGTTGTGTCTTTTGCATCTGTTGCATCTTGTTTGAATTCAGATACTAGGTAGTCGAATTGGAATGTGATTGGAGATGAGTTCCACAATACGCCTGCTGCCATAAACTGATGTTTGTCATCAGCTGTTGGGCCGGCCATTGTGTGGTAGCTCAGGTTGAAGTTCAAAGCTTTTTCTAGGAAAGCGCCACGGTAGATCACGCCGTACATAGAAGAGTTTTGAGATGCTGAAGGTCCTACAGCTGTGTCGCCGCCAGCTTCGTTTGTTGCTAGAACGTGAACTGTTTGACCAGAGAAAGAGAAAGTACCTTTAACACCAGTTGCATATAGAAGAGCAGAAGTACCTAGGTTGAAAGCACCCAAAGTTTGGCCCGCAGCACCTGTCAAGTTAGAGCGAGTGTAGAACTCAGAAGTTAGATACAAGTCAGCGCCACTTGTTGCACCTTCGAAACCACCGAATTCTGTGTTGAATTTACCGAAGCTCAAAGAGAAAGTGTCGTTCATTTTGTGTGTCAAGTAAGCGTATTCAACAGCTGTTTGTGCTGCATCTACACCACGAGTAGCGTCTTTATTAAAAGCAAGACGTACACGGAAAGAAAGATCTTCTAAAGCTTTTGCTTGGTAATCAAGACGACCTGTTTTGAAGTAGAACTTCGTTTGGTCTGGCAGAGTTGAATCTGTGTAAGTTGTTGAGTTGTAGTCAGCGCGCAAGTCTAGGTTCAAAGAACCTGCTTGAGCTGACAAAGCTGTCGCTGTTGTCACCAATGTCGTGAACAAAAACTTTTTCATAGTACATCCTTGTGTAAAGTTTTAAGTTGTTTCGATGTACTTAATGCTACAAACAAGAGCGTCGACTAACAACGCTTTCTTTTGTTTTTTTATTATATGAGTTTTGTCAGATTTGCTGCGTTCGTTCGTTCGCTAAAGCGGTGAATCCGCCTTTGACATAGTACGCGTTTGTAAAGCCGGCTTTTTCTAAAGCCTCCACCGTGGAAGCACTTCTGATGCCATCGTTATCCAAAACCAGAACAGCATAGTGCATGGGTAATTTTCTTTCTTGCACCAGAGATAACACTTCTTCCGGTTTAGAGTGGACAACTATATTCTCTAAATGAAGACGCGTTACCTGATTGAACCACGGTGCTAGATCAATGTTGTCTAAAAGCACCAGTAACATAGGAATGCGGCCTTGGATCAGGTTGTTGAATTGGAAGTATCCGATTGTGTTAAACATAATTATGCCACTCTTCCGTGTTCAGGAATGAATCTATAAATATAAAGAACGATCGCAAGACCCGTAAATGCCAATGCGCCCGAAGCCCAAAACGGTGCGGTGATGGCCACGGCTCCGTACAAAAAACCACCGAAGGCAGGGCCAATGATGCGTCCTAAAGAGGCCATGCTTTGTGTGACTCCCATAGTAACACCTTGCTCTTTGCTGTCAGTAAGTAGACTGACACTTCCTAAAATGCTCGGGTTAGAAAGTCCGTTTCCCAAAGAAAGCAACGTCATCGCTACGGCCATCATGCCGATACTATTGGAAATGGCGATTGTCGTTAAACCCAAAGCAAAAAGTGTCAGACCCAAGCGAAGGACTTTTCTTTCGCCCCATTTTGGTAAAAGTCGGCGTACTAAGAAGCCTTGGGTGAATACAATGATCACGCCAATATAAGCAAAACCGAAACTGACTTGTTTAATGTCCCACTGAAATTTTTCACCCATATAAAGGATCAAAGTCGCTTCCATTGAAGACATCGCAAAAGAGGCCAACAAAAAAACCGCCATCAAGGCGCCCACCGTTTTGACATTCAGGTAATGCCACATCACTGAGAATCTCTTTTTCTTTTCTGCCGATTCGCTCTTGGCCGTTAAAGATTCTTTCAAGAATTTGATGCCGAAAAGCAAGTTGGCGAAACACAAGGCGGCCACCCAGTAAGCTGAAAAAGAAGTGTCGAAGTGTGGTTCGGCAGAAATTGAGTGACCCCATACCGCCAGGCCTCCGCCTAACGCAGGACCGACAACGAATCCCAACCCGAAGGCAGCGCCAATCAAAGCCATGCCTTTTGAGCGCTCATGTTTTGGAGTGATGTCCGAGATATAAGCGGATGCGGTTGATAAGCTTGCTCCAAAAAAACCCGCTAAGA
This window contains:
- a CDS encoding MFS transporter, which produces MTSTSNKSQLAIIFFTVFLYLVGFGVVIPILPILSRNFGATALQTGLLLSVYSLMQFLFSPFWGRLSDRLGRRPILLFCLLGEGLSYIAFAMARSLEWLFVARILAGFFGASLSTASAYISDITPKHERSKGMALIGAAFGLGFVVGPALGGGLAVWGHSISAEPHFDTSFSAYWVAALCFANLLFGIKFLKESLTAKSESAEKKKRFSVMWHYLNVKTVGALMAVFLLASFAMSSMEATLILYMGEKFQWDIKQVSFGFAYIGVIIVFTQGFLVRRLLPKWGERKVLRLGLTLFALGLTTIAISNSIGMMAVAMTLLSLGNGLSNPSILGSVSLLTDSKEQGVTMGVTQSMASLGRIIGPAFGGFLYGAVAITAPFWASGALAFTGLAIVLYIYRFIPEHGRVA
- a CDS encoding rhodanese-like domain-containing protein, translating into MFNTIGYFQFNNLIQGRIPMLLVLLDNIDLAPWFNQVTRLHLENIVVHSKPEEVLSLVQERKLPMHYAVLVLDNDGIRSASTVEALEKAGFTNAYYVKGGFTALANERTQQI
- a CDS encoding porin, giving the protein MKKFLFTTLVTTATALSAQAGSLNLDLRADYNSTTYTDSTLPDQTKFYFKTGRLDYQAKALEDLSFRVRLAFNKDATRGVDAAQTAVEYAYLTHKMNDTFSLSFGKFNTEFGGFEGATSGADLYLTSEFYTRSNLTGAAGQTLGAFNLGTSALLYATGVKGTFSFSGQTVHVLATNEAGGDTAVGPSASQNSSMYGVIYRGAFLEKALNFNLSYHTMAGPTADDKHQFMAAGVLWNSSPITFQFDYLVSEFKQDATDAKDTTTSMVAKLAYTGWEQWTPRLEFTSTEDKQEIAGDITQKFMGYGVVVEYKPYVDTNFRYHLSYNNITEKPETGDDVKRDEVVVGARLMADFLK